The Clostridium sp. AWRP genome has a window encoding:
- a CDS encoding FAD binding domain-containing protein, giving the protein MVNSYRPSSLKEALDILAKEEVTPYAGGTDLMIKADENARYLFLNKVSEMKNIVEDEEYIHIGAGCTFTDIIENQLTPAILKEAVSQIAAPAIRNLGTVGGNICNGSPKADSALIFFVTDSKLRIVSSKEERIIPINEFYLGRKKTSLKKDELLVEILMNKEGFDNYYYKKVGARNALAISRVSFAGILNVENNKICNCSTAFGAVKDVVIRMPVIDRMLIGKTIEEAKAVKKEYLAAYDKVIIPIKGRVSAEYRKIVCMNLLRDFLESNGI; this is encoded by the coding sequence ATGGTAAATAGTTATAGACCATCATCTTTAAAGGAAGCATTGGATATTCTTGCAAAAGAGGAGGTTACTCCTTATGCAGGAGGTACGGATTTAATGATTAAGGCAGATGAAAATGCTAGATATTTGTTCTTAAACAAAGTATCTGAGATGAAAAATATAGTAGAGGATGAAGAGTATATTCATATCGGTGCAGGGTGTACTTTTACGGATATTATTGAAAATCAATTGACTCCTGCTATTTTAAAAGAAGCAGTATCACAAATTGCAGCACCTGCAATTCGAAATTTAGGCACTGTTGGAGGGAATATATGTAATGGCTCACCTAAAGCAGATAGTGCACTTATCTTTTTTGTTACGGATTCTAAACTGCGTATTGTAAGTAGTAAAGAGGAGAGGATTATTCCTATTAATGAATTTTATCTTGGTAGAAAAAAGACTTCCCTCAAAAAAGATGAACTGCTTGTTGAAATTCTCATGAATAAAGAAGGATTTGACAATTATTATTATAAAAAGGTAGGGGCAAGAAATGCCTTAGCAATTTCCAGGGTATCTTTTGCTGGTATTCTTAATGTAGAAAACAATAAAATCTGTAATTGCAGTACAGCATTTGGTGCAGTTAAAGATGTTGTTATAAGGATGCCTGTTATTGATAGAATGCTCATTGGTAAGACTATCGAAGAAGCAAAAGCTGTTAAGAAGGAGTACCTTGCAGCATATGATAAGGTTATTATCCCTATAAAAGGAAGGGTTTCAGCAGAATATAGAAAGATTGTATGTATGAATTTACTTCGTGATTTCCTTGAAAGCAATGGGATTTAA